AGGAATAGTAATATACAATGGAGACAAAGTTTATAGACTTTCTTCAAATATTTTTGCTGTACCATGGGTGATGCTTTAATAGATTGCGCAAGAACAAAAAGAGCATCATTGAGTTCCTTTTCTTTATCACTGCGCTCTTTTCCTTGGCACTACGGGTCTTTGCGAGGACTTCGTAGAAGTCCGCGGCAATCTCTACATTTATTCCCTTCTCTTATTGCAAAATAGTATACTTTAGAGTATAATACTTTAAAGTATACAAATAGCTGGAGGTGCAATGATGTTTGTAGATAGAAAAGAAGAGCTTAATCTTTTGGAAAAGTTATTCCAAAAAAAGGATGCTCAGTTGATTATTCTCTATGGTAGGCGCAGAATAGGAAAAACTGAGCTACTCAGGCAATCCGCAAAGGGAAAAAAACATCTTTTCTTTTCGGCAGATCTTTCTTCTGAACAAGAACAGTTAAGGCAGTTTACTGAAAAAATATACCACATTTCAGGCGATTCCTTTTTGCAAACGCAGCCTTTTATTTCCTGGGAGTCTTTGTTGAGATATGTTTTTGAACATTTGGCAAGCGAGGTCCATATCATTATAGATGAATTTCCATACCTTTGTGTCAGTAATCCTGCTCTCCCTTCCATTCTACAAAAAGTTTGGGATGAGAAATCAAAGGAAAAGCATATTTCTCTTGTGCTTTGTGGTTCTTATCTGAGTTTTATGGAAAAAGAAATATTGAGTAGCAGAAGTCCTCTGTTTGGACGAAGGACAGCTCAAATTTTCCTCCAGCCCTTACCTTTTAAAGAACTTAAATATTTCTTTCCACAATATTCAAAGGAGGAGCGGGTATATGCATATGCTGTAGCAGGTGGTACACCTGCGTATCTTCAAAAGATTACCGATAAAAATGCATTAGCAGAAAATGTAAAAACAGAAATTCTAAACAAAAATGCTTTTCTTTATAATGAACCAAGATTTCTTCTTATGGAAGAGCTTCGTGAGCCCTCTCTTTATTTTTCGATATTGAAAGCAATAGCCTCTGGGAAAACAAAATTAAATGAGATTGTTCAAGATACAGGAATAAAGCCCAGTTACAAAGTTAACAAATATATTGCAGTACTACGTGAATTGCGCATTGTAAGAAGAGAATTACCCATCACCAAGGAAAAACCCCATAAGTCACGGAAAGGTATTTATATTTTAAATGATCCATTTTTCAGGTTTTGGTTCAGATACGTTTATCCAAATGTTAGCTACCTTGAGGAAGGTGATGTCAATTATGTATGGGAAGAAAAAATAAAACCCGACCTTGATAGCTTTACAGGATTTATTTTTGAAGACATATGTGTACAGAAGATTAAAGAATTGAATAGAGAAAATAAGCTCCCATTTAAAGCTGAGAGAATTGGACGGTGGTGGGACAGCAGTGATGAAATTGATGTTGTTGCTTATAATAGCAAAAATGAGTTTATGTTTTTTGAGTGCAAATGGAGAAAAAAGAAACTGGGAATGAATGTATTAAATGATTCAAAAAGAAAAGCAAATAAATTTTCTAAGGCAGAGCATCGCTATTTTGGATTTTTCTCCAAATCAGGATTCACAGAGAAATTAACAGAAGTCTCCAAACGGAGTGAGAATATTTTTTTGTTTGTCTATTAAATTTTTTATTGTGCACGCTTTTTTATCTTATCATTCCTGGCTTGTCTCAGAATCTCGTCTTTGTTTTTATATCTCTGCTTTTTCTGGGGAAACATTGAGGGGTGTTTTCCACCCCCCTCAAATAAACAGAGACCCTTCGCAAAAAAACGCTCAAGGGTGACAAAAAAACGGGTCATTCCGGGCTTGATCCGGAATCTCATCTTTTGCCTCTTCTTCGTCATCATGGGTCTTTGCGAGCCGAATGTGTGGCAATCTCCTCCTTAACAACAAACAATTGTTTTAGGAAAACA
The sequence above is drawn from the Caldisericota bacterium genome and encodes:
- a CDS encoding ATP-binding protein — encoded protein: MMFVDRKEELNLLEKLFQKKDAQLIILYGRRRIGKTELLRQSAKGKKHLFFSADLSSEQEQLRQFTEKIYHISGDSFLQTQPFISWESLLRYVFEHLASEVHIIIDEFPYLCVSNPALPSILQKVWDEKSKEKHISLVLCGSYLSFMEKEILSSRSPLFGRRTAQIFLQPLPFKELKYFFPQYSKEERVYAYAVAGGTPAYLQKITDKNALAENVKTEILNKNAFLYNEPRFLLMEELREPSLYFSILKAIASGKTKLNEIVQDTGIKPSYKVNKYIAVLRELRIVRRELPITKEKPHKSRKGIYILNDPFFRFWFRYVYPNVSYLEEGDVNYVWEEKIKPDLDSFTGFIFEDICVQKIKELNRENKLPFKAERIGRWWDSSDEIDVVAYNSKNEFMFFECKWRKKKLGMNVLNDSKRKANKFSKAEHRYFGFFSKSGFTEKLTEVSKRSENIFLFVY